A segment of the Hyperolius riggenbachi isolate aHypRig1 chromosome 8, aHypRig1.pri, whole genome shotgun sequence genome:
cacagcatcacatctacagtgttgtcccatgagaatagatcatacaatatttacactgttatacaagctgtacactgaccgctttacattgtatcacagtgtcacatctgcagtgctgtcccatgaagagatatcatacaatattacactgttatagaagctgtacactgactgctttacattgtatcacagtgccacatctgcagtgctgtcccatgaaaagatatcatacaatattacactgttatacaagctgtacactgactgctttacattgtatcacagcatcacatctacagtgttgtcccatgagaagagatcatacaatatttacactgttatacaagctgtacactgaccgctttacattgtatcacagtgtcacatctgcagtgctgtcccatgagaagaaatcatacaatattacactgttatacaagctgtacactgactgctttacattgtatcacagcatcacatctacagtgttgtcccatgagaagagatcatacaatatttacactgttatacaagctgtacactgaccgctttacattgtatcacagtgtcacatttgcagtgctgtcccatgagaagagatcatacaatattacacaattaaagaagctgtacactgactgctttacattgtatcacagcatcacatctacagtgttgtcccatgataagatatcatacaatattacactgttatacaagctgtacactgactgatttacattgtatcacagcatcacatctacagtgttgtcccatgagaagatatcatacaatattacactgttatacaagctgtacactgactgctttgcattgtatcacagcgtcacatctgtagtgttgtcccatgagaagatatcatacaatattacactgttatacaagctgtacactgactgctttacattgtatcacagtgtcacatctgcagtgctgtcacaTGAGAAGATAtcctacaatattacactgttatacaagctgtacactgactgctttacattgtatcacactgtcacatctgcagtgctgtcccatgagaagatatcatacaatatttacactgttatacaagctgtacactgactgctttacattgtatcacactgtcacatctgcagtgctgtcccatgagaagatatcatacaatattacactgttatacaagctttacgctgactgctttacattgtatcacagtgtcacatctgcagtgctgtcccatgagaggatatcatacaatatttacactggtatacaagctgtacactgactgctttacattgtatcacagtgtcacatctgcagtgctgtcccatgagaagatatcgtacaatattacactgttatacaagctgtacactgactgctttacattgtatcacagtgtcacatctgcagtgttgtctcatgagaagatatcataccatatttacactgttatacaagctgtacactgactgctttacattgtatcacagcattacatctgcagtgctgtcccatgagaagatatcatacaatatttacactgttatacaagctgtacactgacggctttacattgtgtcacagtgtcacatctgcagtgttgtcccatgagaagatatcacacaatatttacactgttatacaagctgtacactgactgctttacattgtgtcacagtgtcacatctgcagtgctgtgccatgagaagatatcatacaatattactctgttatacaagctgtacactgactgctttacattgtatcacagtgtcacatctgcagtgctgtcccatgagaagatatcatacaatattacactgttatacaagctgtacactgactgctttacattgtatcacagcatcacatctacagtgttgtcccatgagaagagatcatacaatatttacactgttatacaagctgtacactgaccgctttacattgtatcacagtgtcacatttgcagtgctgtcccatgagaagagatcatacaatattacacaattatagaagctgtacactgactactttacattgtatcacagcatcacatctacagtgttgtcccatgagaagatatcatacaatattacactgttatacaagctgtacactgactgctttacattgtatcacagcgtcacatctgcagtgctgtcccatgagaagagatcatacaatattacactgttatacaagctgtacactgactgctttacattgtatcacagtgtcacatctgcagtgttgtcccatgagaagatatcatacaatattacactgttatgcaagctatacactgactgctttacattgtgtcacagcgtcacatttgccgtgctgtcccatgagaagatatcatacaatatttacactgttatacaagctgtacaccgactgctttacattgtatcacagtgccacatctgcagtgctgtcccatgagaagatatcatacaatattacattgttatacaagctgtacactgactgctttacattgtatcacagtgtcacatctgcagtgctgtcccatgagaagatatcatacaatatgtacactgttatacaagctgtacactgactgctttacattgtatcacagtgccacatctgcagtgctgtcccatgagaagaaatcatacaatattacactgttatacaagctgtacactgactgctttacattgtatcacagtgtcacatctgcagtgctgtcccatgaaaagatatcatacaatatttacactgttatacaagctgtacactgaccgctttacattgtatcacagtgtcacatccgcagtgctgtcccatgaaaagatatcatacaatatttacactgttatacaagctgtacactgactgctttacattgtatcacagcatcacatctacagtgttgtcccatgagaagatatcatacaatagttACACTGTTAtataagctgtacactgactgctttacattgtatcacagcatcacatctacagtgttgtcccatgagaatagatcatacaatatttacactgttatacaagctgtacactgaccgctttacattgtatcacagtgtcacatctgcagtgctgtcccatgaagagatatcatacaatattacactgttatagaagctgtacactgactgctttacattgtatcacagtgccacatctgcagtgctgtcccatgaaaagatatcatacaatattacactgttatacaagctgtacactgactgctttacattgtatcacagcatcacatctacagtgttgtcccatgagaagagatcatacaatatttacactgttatacaagctgtacactgaccgctttacattgtatcacagtgtcacatctgcagtgctgtcccatgagaagaaatcatacaatattacactgttatacaagctgtacactcactgctttacattgtatcacagcatcacatctacagtgttgtcccatgagaagagatcatacaatatttacactgttatacaagctgtacactgaccgctttacattgtatcacagtgtcacatctgcagtgctgtcccatgagaagaaatcatacaatattacactgttatacaagctgtacactgactgctttacattgtatcacagcatcacatctacagtattgtcccatgagaagatatcatacaatattacactgttatacaagctgtacactgactgatttacattgtatcacagcatcacatctacagtgttgtcccatgagaagatatcatacaatattacactgttatacaagctgtacactgactgctttacattgtatcacactgtcacatctgcagtgctgtcccatgagaagatatcatacaatattacactgttatacaagctttacgctgactgctttacattgtatcacagtgtcacatctgcagtgctgtcccatgagaggatatcatacaatatttacactggtatacaagctgtacactgactgctttacattgtatcacagtgtcacatctgcagtgctgtcccatgagaagatatcgtacaatattacactgttatacaagctgtacactgactgctttacattgtatcacagtgtcacatctgcagtgttgtctcatgagaagatatcataccatatttacactgttatacaagctgtacactgactgctttacattgtatcacagcattacatctgcagtgctgtcccatgagaagatatcgtacaatatttacactgttatacaagctgtacactgacggctttacattgtgtcacagtgttacatctgcagtgttgtcccatgagaagatatcacacaatatttacactgttatacaagctgtgcactgactgctttacattgtgtcacagtgtcacatctgcagtgctgtgccatgagaagatatcatacaatattactctgttatacaagctgtacactgactgctttacattgtatcacagcgtcacatctgcagtgctgtcccatgagaagatatcatacaatatttacactgttatacaagctgtacattgactgctttacattgtgtcacagtgtcacatctgcagtgctgtcccatgagaagatatcatacaatattacactgttatacaagctgtacactgactgctttacattgtatcacagcatcacatctgcagtgttgtcccatgagaagagatcatacaatatttacactgttatacaagctgtacactgactgctttacattgtatcacagcatcacatctgcagtgttgtcccatgagaagagatcatacaatatttacactgttatacaagctgtacactgactgctttacattgtatcacagcatcacatctacagtgttgtcccatgagaagatatcatacaatagttACACTGTTAtataagctgtacactgactgctttacattgtatcacagcatcacatctacagtgttgtcccatgagaatagatcatacaatatttacactgttatacaagctgtacactgaccgctttacattgtatcacagtgtcacatctgcagtgctgtcccatgaagagatatcatacaatattacactgttatagaagctgtacactgactgctttacattgtatcacagtgccacatctgcagtgctgtcccatgaaaagatatcatacaatattacactgttatacaagctgtacactgactgctttacattgtatcacagcatcacatctacagtgttgtcccatgagaagagatcatacaatatttacactgttatacaagctgtacactgaccgctttacattgtatcacagtgtcacatctgcagtgctgtcccatgagaagaaatcatacaatattacactgttatacaagctgtacactgactgctttacattgtatcacagcatcacatctacagtgttgtcccatgagaagagatcatacaatatttacactgttatacaagctgtacactgaccgctttacattgtatcacagtgtcacatctgcagtgctgtcccatgagaagaaatcatacaatattacactgttatacaagctgtacactgactgctttacattgtatcacagcatcacatctacagtgttgtcccatgagaagatatcatacaatattacactgttatacaagctgtacactgactgatttacattgtatcacagcatcacatctacagtgttgtcccatgagaagatatcatacaatattacactgttatacaagctgtacactgactgctttacattgtatcacactgtcacatctgcagtgctgtcccatgagaagatatcatacaatattacactgttatacaagctttacgctgactgctttacattgtatcacagtgtcacatctgcagtgctgtcccatgagaggatatcatacaatatttacactggtatacaagctgtacactgactgctttacattgtatcacagtgtcacatctgcagtgctgtcccatgagaagatatcgtacaatattacactgttatacaagctgtacactgactgctttacattgtatcacagtgtcacatctgcagtgttgtctcatgagaagatatcataccatatttacactgttatacaagctgtacactgactgctttacattgtatcacagcattacatctgcagtgctgtcccatgagaagatatcgtacaatatttacactgttatacaagctgtacactgacggctttacattgtgtcacagtgttacatctgcagtgttgtcccatgagaagatatcacacaatatttacactgttatacaagctgtacactgactgctttacattgtgtcacagtgtcacatctgcagtgctgtgccatgagaagatatcatacaatattactctgttatacaagctgtacactgactgctttacattgtatcacagcgtcacatctgcagtgctgtcccatgagaagatatcatacaatatttacactgttatacaagctgtacattgactgctttacattgtgtcacagtgtcacatctgcagtgctgtcccatgagaagatatcatacaatattacactgttatacaagctgtacactgactgctttacattgtatcacagcatcacatctgcagtgttgtcccatgagaagagatcatacaatatttacactgttatacaagctgtacactgactgctttacattgtatcacagcatcacatctgcagtgttgtcccatgagaagagatcatacaatatttacactgttatacaagctgtacactgactgctttacattgtatcacagggtcacatctgcagtgctgtcccatgagaagatatcatacaatatttacactgttatacaagctgtacactgactgctttacattgtatcacagtgtcacatctgcagtgttgtcccatgagaagagatcatacaatatttacactgttatacaagctgtacactgactgctttacattgtatcacagggtcacatctgcagtgctgtcccatgagaagatatcatacaatattacactgttatacaagctgtacactgactgctttacattgggtcacagtgtcacatctgcagtgctgtcccatgagaagatatcatacaatattacactgttatacaagctgtacactgactgctctacattgtcttcagtgttgtcccatgaaaagatagaatacaatatttacaaaaatgtcagaGGTGTACTGACTTCTGTGAGATAGTGTAAGTGCAGGATATATTGGACTTGAGATGGGTGGATGAGGAAAGTTGGGTTGGGTGGTGCAAAGTACAAACCTAGCCCTAAGTTTTATTACTCTTCGACACCCTCCATCTGGTGCTTACAGTCCCTGACCCTGACTTTCTGCTATGTACCAGCAAGCTAGGAGTTTCTAAGTGTTTCATACTGTTAATCATTAAATGTGTAATAAACTGCACCTTACTTGGCATGTGACCAGGAATACCTTCACCTTCAGTCTTCTGATTACAGGTGTGACAATGGCGTCTGCTGATGTGACTTCTGAGCTCCGCTGCACCATCTGTATGGATATCTATAGAGATCCTGTGACCTTGCCATGTGGCCACAGCTTCTGCCGGGGCTGCATCACACAAGCCTGGGACCATCAGGAGGATCTACAGGAATATAAATGTCCTGAATGTCAGAAAAGGTACTTGAACAGGCCTCAGCTGGTGAGGAACACAAGGCTACATAATATCTGTGAGGCTTTTCATGCTACAGAGACAGATCAGGAGCAGACAGGGGTCTTCTGTAATTACTGTGACTTTCCTGTTCCTGCTACTAAATCCTGTCTGCAGTGTGAGACCTCCTTGTGTGACCATCACCTGAGGAAACATGACCGGTCAGGGGAACACACTTTACTGCCTCCCACCCCTGACCTGGGGAAGaggaaatgctccgtccataagGAAATACTgaagtattactgcactgaggatgcctCATATCTCTGTGTAACCTGCAGACTGGATGGAGAACATCGGGGACACCAGATGGAGACACTACAGGAGGCCtctgaggagaagaagaagaagctgagaaatgatctgcagacactgatggcagagacagaggaggctgagaaaagagtccagagtctggaggaacgcaggagaaaagcacaagaaaaagcagATGGTGAAACAGAGAGAGTCACTGCCCTGTTTAGAGACCTTAGGAGAAGGCTGGAGGAGCTGGAGAAGAGAGTCCTGAGTGACATCATGAGGCAGGTACAATACTATGATGACATCATCAGGAAGCGGGAGATAAAGAAGGcggagctgtccaggaagatgcgtcacattgaggagctgtgtaacatgactgatccactgactgtcttacaggaatcagacacaggtgacttgtgtgacacggaggacagacATGATAAGCAGTTCCATGATGaaggggatctggatgtggccggAATCTcaaacacattacacacaggactagCTGATATCATGTCTGCGGTAACAGGAGAGATATATATCCCTATACAGCCTGCAGACATACTACTGGATGTAACCACCGCTAGTAATAGGCTACATATATCAGATAACAGGAAAACTGCATCCATGACACCAAAGCAGAACCGCCCAGGAACATCAGAGAGATTTAAGCATTGGCCTCAGGTGTTGAGCAGCCggagtttctcctcagggcgacattactgggaagtggatgttgggggATCAGATAACTGGAGAGtcgggatgtgttaccccagtatagacaggagaGGTCAGTCAGGGATTGGATATAATGACAAGTCCTGGGGTTTGTGCAGGTATTCGGGTAATCAGTACTCAGTGAGACATGACATGAAAGACATTGAGTTACCTGATGGGATCCCCAGTGATAGAGTCaggatatatctggattatgaggccgggcagatctccttttttgccctgtgtgaccccatcagacacctccacaccttcactgccaccttcactgagcccctccatgctgtgCTATGTGTAAGGAGAGGTTTTGTAAAGATATCtgggggcgggggaggggggggggag
Coding sequences within it:
- the LOC137528472 gene encoding E3 ubiquitin-protein ligase TRIM39-like, which translates into the protein MASADVTSELRCTICMDIYRDPVTLPCGHSFCRGCITQAWDHQEDLQEYKCPECQKRYLNRPQLVRNTRLHNICEAFHATETDQEQTGVFCNYCDFPVPATKSCLQCETSLCDHHLRKHDRSGEHTLLPPTPDLGKRKCSVHKEILKYYCTEDASYLCVTCRLDGEHRGHQMETLQEASEEKKKKLRNDLQTLMAETEEAEKRVQSLEERRRKAQEKADGETERVTALFRDLRRRLEELEKRVLSDIMRQVQYYDDIIRKREIKKAELSRKMRHIEELCNMTDPLTVLQESDTGDLCDTEDRHDKQFHDEGDLDVAGISNTLHTGLADIMSAVTGEIYIPIQPADILLDVTTASNRLHISDNRKTASMTPKQNRPGTSERFKHWPQVLSSRSFSSGRHYWEVDVGGSDNWRVGMCYPSIDRRGQSGIGYNDKSWGLCRYSGNQYSVRHDMKDIELPDGIPSDRVRIYLDYEAGQISFFALCDPIRHLHTFTATFTEPLHAVLCCETSLCDDHLRKHDRSGGHTLLPPTTDLGKKKCSIHKKVLEYYCTEDAACVCVSCYVIGGHVGHTMMSLDEASEEKKEKLRNDLQTLMAETEKAEKRVQSLEECRREAQEKAAGEAESHCPV